A single window of Chloracidobacterium sp. DNA harbors:
- a CDS encoding tail fiber domain-containing protein produces the protein MKILAAILVVLTLSVGAANAQTTAFNYQGFLKDGAAPASGNYAISISLWDAETGGVFLNSNTYPSVPVVNGVFAVELDFGEGVFSAGATRFIEIAVRPSGSGGGYTTLTPRSRIKSVPYSIQSLNSAKLGGIAANQYVTTTGGGADFIQNSTSQQTGNFNISGNGTANILSAAAQFDLAGQRILSAPATSLFVGKNAGMQNNLGESNAFFGLNAGFSNVNSSDNSFYGFAAGYSNMGAKNSFYGSNAGGGNVFGSDNSFFGASAGYNNLASYNSFFGKDAGAVNSDGSQNAFFGYRAGFKNTVSSSNSFFGYASGFNNTVGVGNTFFGDSAGFDTTSGSSNVFVGVNAGGINAAGSGNTVIGNNANLGATNLTNATAIGSRATAAANNSLVLGSINGVNGAVADTNVGIGTTSPSSTLTVRSKRNTSLDNTAGFVNTAIGPNSSHIHFGVTGDWYIRSAANGGKVIIQDTGGNVGIGTASPGFKLDVVGRMRLNQEVGNLPGMWLATSVDGDRGFVGIKDASNFGFFGNGGGGWSLTTNVTTGTTSIGSLGLGGATPLCRNASNEISLCSSSLKYKRNVSEFSQGMSLINQLRPISFDWKDGGMRDLGLGAEDVAAIEPLLVTYNKDGQIEGVKYDRIGVVLVNAVKEQQAQIESQQKLIETQQRQIDAMKRIICLTNKDADLCKE, from the coding sequence ATGAAAATTCTTGCAGCGATCTTAGTCGTTTTGACACTCAGCGTCGGCGCCGCAAACGCGCAGACTACGGCGTTTAACTATCAAGGTTTCCTTAAAGATGGGGCTGCTCCCGCGTCCGGCAATTACGCTATTAGCATAAGTCTATGGGATGCAGAAACCGGCGGCGTTTTTCTGAATTCAAACACATACCCGAGCGTTCCGGTCGTAAACGGCGTTTTCGCAGTTGAACTGGATTTTGGCGAGGGTGTTTTTTCGGCCGGTGCGACAAGGTTCATCGAGATCGCCGTTAGGCCGAGCGGATCGGGCGGCGGATATACAACCTTGACTCCCCGAAGCCGGATCAAGAGCGTACCGTACTCAATACAGAGTCTGAATTCGGCAAAACTTGGCGGGATCGCCGCAAATCAATACGTCACCACGACCGGCGGCGGAGCTGATTTTATTCAAAACAGCACCTCGCAACAGACCGGCAACTTCAACATCTCTGGCAACGGAACCGCAAATATCCTCAGTGCAGCGGCACAGTTTGACCTTGCCGGCCAACGGATCCTAAGTGCTCCGGCAACAAGTCTGTTTGTTGGCAAAAACGCAGGAATGCAAAACAATCTGGGTGAGTCAAATGCCTTTTTCGGGCTAAATGCTGGATTTTCGAACGTCAACTCAAGTGATAACTCGTTTTACGGATTTGCTGCGGGTTACTCAAACATGGGGGCCAAAAACTCGTTCTACGGATCAAACGCCGGTGGAGGAAACGTATTTGGCAGCGACAATTCCTTTTTTGGGGCGTCCGCGGGCTATAACAACCTCGCAAGTTACAATTCGTTTTTTGGAAAGGACGCAGGTGCTGTTAATTCTGACGGCTCGCAAAACGCATTTTTCGGCTACCGTGCGGGTTTCAAAAATACTGTTAGCAGTTCAAATTCATTTTTCGGATATGCATCAGGTTTTAATAATACAGTCGGTGTCGGCAACACTTTTTTCGGCGATTCGGCCGGTTTTGACACAACATCCGGAAGCAGCAATGTGTTTGTGGGAGTGAATGCTGGTGGGATCAACGCGGCCGGGTCCGGCAATACGGTGATCGGAAACAACGCAAATCTCGGCGCGACAAATCTGACGAACGCGACCGCGATAGGATCTCGGGCTACCGCCGCCGCCAACAATTCGCTGGTGCTCGGCAGCATAAATGGTGTTAACGGTGCCGTCGCCGATACCAATGTCGGCATCGGCACGACGTCACCGAGCTCTACGCTGACTGTTCGCTCAAAGCGAAATACGTCACTTGATAACACCGCGGGTTTTGTTAATACGGCCATCGGACCAAATTCGAGTCACATTCATTTTGGGGTGACCGGCGACTGGTATATCCGCTCAGCGGCAAACGGAGGCAAGGTGATAATTCAGGACACGGGCGGTAATGTCGGCATCGGCACGGCGTCGCCCGGTTTCAAGTTAGACGTCGTCGGCAGAATGAGACTCAATCAGGAAGTCGGCAACTTGCCCGGAATGTGGCTCGCAACCAGTGTCGATGGCGACCGCGGTTTCGTCGGCATTAAGGACGCGAGCAACTTCGGATTTTTCGGAAATGGCGGCGGCGGATGGAGCCTCACCACAAATGTTACAACGGGCACGACGTCGATCGGTTCGCTCGGTTTAGGAGGAGCGACGCCGCTTTGCCGCAATGCGTCGAACGAGATCTCGTTATGTTCGTCGTCGCTCAAGTACAAGCGGAATGTTTCAGAGTTTTCGCAAGGAATGTCATTAATTAACCAGCTTCGGCCAATTAGTTTTGACTGGAAAGACGGCGGGATGCGCGACCTCGGCCTCGGTGCCGAGGACGTCGCGGCGATCGAACCTTTGCTCGTCACATACAACAAAGACGGCCAGATCGAGGGCGTCAAGTACGACCGCATCGGCGTTGTGCTCGTCAACGCCGTCAAGGAACAGCAGGCTCAGATCGAATCGCAGCAAAAACTGATCGAAACCCAACAGCGTCAGATCGACGCCATGAAGAGGATCATCTGCCTGACAAATAAGGATGCCGATCTCTGCAAGGAGTAA
- a CDS encoding delta-60 repeat domain-containing protein: MKTVLFAILITAFLFGSTVMAQSPLDGFDVNVMKRVAYASAILNDCKLLMGGSFSSVGGVTRTNVARLTNDNYAVSELTVSRDSVSVNESLFDVDFVPVGGNLNR, from the coding sequence GTGAAAACAGTCTTATTCGCGATCTTAATAACAGCGTTCTTGTTTGGTTCAACGGTAATGGCACAATCGCCGCTTGATGGTTTTGATGTAAATGTTATGAAGAGAGTCGCTTATGCCTCCGCGATTCTGAATGACTGCAAATTACTGATGGGTGGTAGTTTTTCGAGTGTTGGCGGTGTTACGCGAACCAATGTTGCTCGCCTGACCAATGACAACTACGCGGTATCAGAACTTACGGTTTCCCGCGACTCGGTCTCGGTCAATGAGAGTTTATTCGACGTTGATTTTGTGCCTGTTGGGGGAAACCTAAACCGTTAG
- a CDS encoding sigma-70 family RNA polymerase sigma factor, producing MANEVTRLLQDWRDGKKNALDELLPIVYDELRRVARNLLNNEYAETLPTTALVHEAYLKLAGQHSVDWENRGQFFAIAAQAMRRILVDHARNRHAKKRDGIKIVLDDADAMSVQMDESLIDLDIALKELAEFDELQSKIVELRYFAGLTFDETAAVLQISTASVFREWTFARAWLHRKINGV from the coding sequence ATGGCGAATGAAGTTACACGGCTATTGCAGGATTGGCGTGACGGAAAAAAGAACGCTCTAGATGAGTTGTTGCCGATCGTCTACGACGAACTGCGACGTGTCGCACGCAATTTGCTCAACAACGAATACGCCGAGACGCTTCCGACTACCGCCCTTGTTCACGAAGCCTACCTGAAACTCGCCGGACAGCACTCCGTCGATTGGGAAAACCGCGGGCAGTTTTTTGCGATCGCCGCGCAGGCGATGCGACGAATTTTGGTCGATCACGCCCGCAACCGCCATGCAAAAAAGCGTGACGGTATCAAGATCGTGCTCGACGACGCCGACGCGATGTCCGTCCAGATGGACGAATCGCTCATTGACCTCGACATCGCTCTTAAGGAACTGGCGGAGTTTGACGAACTGCAGTCTAAGATCGTCGAGCTTCGGTATTTTGCGGGACTCACCTTTGACGAGACGGCCGCAGTTTTGCAGATCTCGACCGCGAGCGTTTTCCGCGAATGGACCTTTGCCCGGGCGTGGCTTCACCGAAAGATCAACGGCGTCTGA
- a CDS encoding protein kinase has protein sequence MHESDWAHIKELFHHTLGLNAAERSAFLAGESEAVRREVAELIASHESAEDFIARSAADEYGLNSNALIGQRIGNYTLLEVVGTGGMGTVFRASREGFEKEFAVKLIKRGMDTDAVLRRFQLERRILSRLEHPNIAGLIDGGTTDDGLPYFVLEFVAGVPVTRFCDEHRLEVRERIELFRRICAAVSYAHQNLVVHRDLKPSNILVTADGTPKLLDFGIAKLLSSDENEATATQARMFTPEYASPEQLNGWTVTTASDVYSLGVVLYEMLSGQRPFRSTGKSYQDIVNRIMTEEPARPSSFVGGTEQAETSVTSPDDRRCTGSGDAAKSAGISDRRSLEGDLDNIILKALRKEPERRYQSVQEFSEDIRRHLSGLPVTATADTRLYRLSKFVGRHGMGVAAGTSAAVLILAVSGIAIWQGITANRERAKAERRFEQVRKLANAMIFDYQSEIERLPGTTPIRQKMVSDAVLYLDNLAAESSGDTSLRGELASAYDKIGDIQGNPFFANLGDMDGALASYNKSLAIREDLLAGNPENKNLKFNLSLSLGSVGDLLWAKGEYPNALEKYRRALMMAESVANEEPPNAPNKYALAHRHYSIGQTLRKMGDSAGALDSFGRALEINKELLAAEPGNTDYRHAVAVAYLKTGDVFYDAADLQTALSYHQQASEVLEPLAKDNLDVTSNREIALFLNRIAIDKRGLGDINGAVESDLKAIAVQKEISGLDPRNEQSRLDLANYQQSLAESYARLGKRDEAAGLLAKAVVVYEDSLKRNPADAEVAAYLTSARRLIEYNKAGSNPR, from the coding sequence ATGCACGAGTCCGACTGGGCACATATTAAGGAGCTTTTTCACCATACGCTGGGGCTTAATGCGGCCGAGCGGTCGGCGTTTCTTGCCGGTGAGAGCGAAGCGGTTCGGCGAGAGGTTGCCGAACTGATCGCTTCCCACGAGAGCGCCGAAGACTTTATCGCGCGTTCGGCGGCTGACGAATACGGCCTCAATTCAAACGCGCTGATCGGTCAGCGGATCGGAAATTACACGCTGCTCGAGGTCGTCGGAACCGGCGGAATGGGCACGGTCTTTCGCGCAAGCCGCGAGGGGTTTGAAAAGGAATTTGCCGTCAAGCTGATCAAACGGGGAATGGATACCGACGCTGTTCTGCGGCGGTTTCAGCTCGAACGCCGCATATTGTCGCGTCTCGAACACCCGAACATCGCCGGCCTGATCGACGGCGGAACAACTGATGACGGTTTGCCGTACTTCGTGCTCGAGTTTGTCGCCGGCGTTCCCGTGACAAGATTTTGCGACGAACATCGACTAGAGGTGCGTGAGCGGATCGAACTGTTTCGCCGCATCTGCGCGGCGGTCAGTTACGCTCATCAAAATCTGGTCGTCCATCGCGACCTGAAACCATCAAATATACTCGTCACCGCCGACGGCACGCCAAAGCTTCTCGATTTTGGCATCGCAAAACTGCTTAGCTCCGACGAGAATGAGGCGACGGCGACGCAAGCACGAATGTTCACGCCGGAATACGCGTCGCCCGAGCAGCTAAACGGTTGGACGGTAACCACCGCGTCGGATGTCTACAGCCTCGGCGTCGTCCTCTACGAAATGCTGAGCGGCCAGCGTCCGTTCAGGTCAACCGGCAAGAGTTATCAGGACATCGTCAACCGCATAATGACCGAGGAACCTGCCCGCCCGTCGTCATTTGTCGGCGGCACAGAGCAGGCTGAGACCAGTGTCACTTCGCCTGACGACCGCCGTTGCACGGGCAGCGGAGATGCCGCAAAGTCCGCAGGCATTAGCGACCGCCGCTCACTCGAAGGCGATCTCGACAACATCATCCTCAAGGCTCTGCGAAAAGAGCCCGAACGCCGTTATCAATCGGTCCAGGAATTCTCCGAGGACATCCGGCGGCATTTGTCGGGCCTGCCGGTTACGGCGACCGCCGACACCAGGCTCTATCGGCTGTCAAAGTTTGTCGGGCGTCACGGAATGGGCGTCGCGGCCGGAACATCTGCTGCCGTGCTCATTCTTGCGGTCTCAGGAATCGCGATCTGGCAGGGAATTACTGCAAACCGCGAACGTGCAAAGGCCGAACGGCGTTTCGAACAAGTTCGCAAACTTGCCAATGCGATGATATTTGACTATCAGAGTGAGATCGAACGTCTGCCCGGCACGACACCGATCCGGCAAAAGATGGTTAGCGACGCGGTACTTTACCTCGATAATCTGGCCGCTGAGAGCAGTGGTGACACTTCGTTAAGGGGCGAACTCGCAAGCGCATACGATAAGATCGGCGACATTCAGGGCAATCCGTTTTTTGCCAATCTTGGCGATATGGACGGGGCACTCGCCAGCTACAACAAATCACTGGCTATCCGCGAGGATCTGCTCGCCGGCAACCCGGAAAACAAGAATCTTAAGTTCAACCTGTCACTAAGCCTCGGGTCGGTCGGCGATCTGCTTTGGGCAAAAGGCGAGTATCCGAACGCACTTGAGAAATACAGGCGTGCACTGATGATGGCCGAATCGGTGGCAAACGAAGAACCGCCAAACGCCCCAAATAAGTACGCTCTCGCCCATCGGCATTATTCTATCGGGCAGACCCTGCGAAAAATGGGGGATTCGGCCGGAGCTCTCGATAGTTTTGGCCGTGCGCTTGAGATCAACAAAGAACTGCTGGCCGCGGAACCGGGCAACACCGACTACCGCCACGCGGTGGCTGTCGCGTATTTGAAAACGGGCGACGTTTTTTACGACGCGGCCGATCTCCAGACGGCCCTCAGTTATCACCAACAGGCATCCGAGGTGCTCGAACCGCTGGCGAAGGACAATTTGGATGTAACTTCAAACCGTGAAATTGCTCTTTTCCTTAATCGGATCGCTATCGACAAACGTGGGCTCGGCGATATAAATGGTGCGGTCGAATCGGACCTCAAAGCGATCGCTGTCCAAAAAGAGATCTCCGGTCTTGACCCGAGAAACGAGCAGTCCCGACTCGACCTCGCCAATTATCAGCAGAGCTTGGCCGAATCTTACGCAAGGCTCGGCAAACGGGACGAGGCGGCCGGACTTTTAGCGAAAGCCGTCGTGGTATATGAAGATTCGCTAAAGAGGAACCCCGCCGACGCCGAGGTCGCCGCGTATTTGACCTCGGCACGCCGCTTGATCGAATACAACAAAGCTGGCTCAAACCCCCGTTAA